A genomic stretch from Aminobacter aminovorans includes:
- a CDS encoding potassium channel family protein, with the protein MILNLLIGTIVISLSVLVHTFGLITITHAMRYLVARFRMHGRRSRIVAMISVVMGLFVVMTTEVWLWAGLYWLLDIFEDFETALYFSTITFSTVGYGDIVPAHAWRVLAALEGVNGFLLIGWSTAYLIAAGTRIGPFKTGEHF; encoded by the coding sequence ATGATCCTCAATCTGCTCATCGGCACCATCGTCATAAGTCTGTCGGTCCTGGTCCATACCTTTGGTCTGATCACCATTACGCATGCGATGAGATACCTTGTCGCACGGTTTCGCATGCACGGTCGCCGCAGCCGCATCGTCGCAATGATCAGCGTGGTGATGGGGCTCTTCGTCGTCATGACAACCGAGGTCTGGCTCTGGGCCGGCCTGTACTGGTTGCTTGATATCTTTGAGGATTTCGAAACCGCCCTGTATTTCTCTACCATCACCTTTTCGACGGTCGGCTATGGCGACATCGTGCCCGCCCACGCATGGCGCGTGCTGGCGGCTCTAGAAGGCGTCAACGGATTTCTTCTGATCGGCTGGTCGACCGCCTATCTGATCGCGGCTGGAACTCGGATCGGTCCGTTCAAGACAGGCGAGCATTTCTGA